Below is a window of bacterium DNA.
AATTGATGATCGGATTAAACACGCTGACCGTATCTTGCGGGCAAGAGCGCGAATTGCGGTACAGCGTAGCAGTGCAATACGCCGGATGAACTCGAAAGCCCTGTATCGAATCGACGCATCCGGCATAGGTGGAAAAATCTCTGAATATCTGAAGGGTTTTGTTCTTCTCCTTGGCCGGAACAGTTGGAGAAACCTTACAGTTTACGTCGTTGGTAATATCTCTAACGCAGAAGGTCTTCACCTTCCTCTCTACGGATCTGTTTTTATTGGACATGGAACATATGATACCACACTGTGCCACGAGATCGGCCACGCACTGCTCAGTGTTTTCAACACCTATCACTCGAACACGGCGGATCACCTCATGTATACGCCACCGGATGAAAGAGAACTTGCGTGCGGCTGGCCTAAAGGTCTGCCAAAACTATCGCGAAACGAACGCTGTACAATGCGACGGAGTCGGTGGCTGGACTGGTCATGGATTCCGATTATTCCTTAGTCTTGCCTTACTATGTCCTGTACAGGAACTCATCCCGACACCGGTTGCATTGGCCGATTCTGCGCGCTGTCGCTAAACTGAGGTGAATTGCGGGAAATAGGGGAACAAAGTATGCAGTGCAGTGGTGATGGATGCCGTATGCAAAATCTTATATTTAAACAGGTTACTAAAATTATATGAGGTTTATGGATGTGCTTGACATGCAGGTGGTCACTGGTTCAATTCCAGTATAGCTCACCATGAACGATAATGACTTATAAATATCTCCGGCAAGTAGACAGATGATCATGGGGCTGTTCCTGCCGGTTCTTGCTGACAATAGTTTCGATTCTATATTGTTTTATGCCCGTTACTTCTCAATTCCCTTATCAAGTCAAATAATCGCCGCACGCCAGACAGTCAAGTATCCCGTAACGATCAGGTATCGAACGGTTGCATTGTTATTACTATCATTATGTAAATATGGTATAACAGTACATGATACTTGACAAATACTTTTTTAAGAATTATTATTATTTGCTATAATAATTTAGGCTATTTATATAGATAAATTATTATAATCGACAATATATATAATTATTATTTTTCATTTACAATATAATTCTTCTGAAAACAAGATATAAGATAATATCATTCTGGTTTCCGCATAATGGCAAAAGTACTGATAGTTGATGACGACAAGATGATCTGTGAAATGCTGTCCTGTCAGGTAAAGGAAATGGGATATCAGGTCGAGTATGTGCATTCTCTGAAAAGTGCTTATAAAAAAGTATGTTGCGATGACATTGATGTTGTTTTTTTAGATGTACAGTTACCCGACGGAAACGGCCTTGACGTTATACCCGCGATCAGAGAAACACCCTCATCCCCCGAAGTAATCATAATTACGGGTTCCGGTGATCCCAATGGCGCGGAACTTGCGATAAACAACGGTGCCTGGGATTATATCGAAAAGCAATCATCATTGAAAGAAATTATTTTATCGCTCAAACGGGCAATACAATACCGTGAAGAAAAATTATTAAAAAAAACGCCGGTTGTTCTTAATCTGAAAGGCATTATCGGAAGCAGTAAGCCTTTTTTACAATGCTTGAATCTTCTGGCTCAGGCCGCTATCAGTGATGTGAATGTTCTCGTTACCGGTGAAACCGGAACGGGAAAAGAGTTGTTTTCATGGGCGATACATGAGAACAGCAGGCGTTCGGAAAAAAGCTTCGTGGTTGTGGATTGCACCGCGCTTCCGGAAACACTCGTTGAGAGTATACTTTTCGGTCATAGAAAAGGTGCCTTTACGGGTGCGGTGCAAGATCAGATAGGACTTGTCAAGCAAGCTGATGGAGGGACATTATTTCTTGATGAGATTGGCGAACTTCCGTTTTCCCTTCAAAAAACCTTTCTGAGAGTACTGGAACTCCATCGTTTCCGGCCAATCGGTTCCCAGACGGAGGTGACAAGTAATTTCAGGCTGATAGCTGCCACAAACCGTAATCTCGATAACATGGTACAAAGTGGCGAATTCAGAAAGGATCTTCTCTACCGTCTCCGTTCGTTCAATATTCATATCCAGCCATTGAGAGAGCGGAAAGAAGATATAAGAGATATTGCAGCTTATTACATAAGAAGCATATGCGAACGATACGGAATATCGATAAAAGGGTATTCACCTGAGTTCTTATATGCATTGACAGAATATGACTGGCCTGGCAATGTCAGAGAGCTGGTCAACACTATGGAATGGGTCATCTCCAATGCCCGGGACAAACACACCCTCTTTCCGACAAACCTGCCTCCCAATATTCGCATCCACCTTGCACGCGCTTCGGTCAGCAAGAAGAAGAGCGATGAAAAAATCCCCTATACACAATTCTTGCCTTATAAGGATTTTCTCAATGATTCCGGCAAGGAATATCTGAGCAGCCTCATGAATTCAACAAACGGTGATGTGAGAGAAGCATGTCGTATATCGGGTCTCTCGCGTTCACGGCTTTATGGGCTTCTCAAACAGTTCAAATTGTCCTCTCCCCAGTAATCTCATTATTCCCGCAAAAAGCTGACAGAATACAATCCTGAATATCGGACTCTGTCCTATCAACAGGACATTTCCCGGATTATTCCGTGTGGTTATTTTAAATGCAAAATTGTATTGGCTGATGCTAACAATATGATAATTAATAATTAAGATCACCATGCAAAAAAGTGGAACGGAATTTGTAATTATAACTGCACAGCAAGCGACTCCGTTTACACTGAATGAAAGGATTTAAAACAAGATGAAAATTCTTTTTTACATGAAGCCGGATTACAACGAAGCGAAGTTCTTTAAGTATGCGATAGAATCTAAAGTACCTGTACAAAATAAGGAAACCTATGGGAGTATCGAGGAATTGAAGAATAGACTGTTCAGACCTTCATGCCAAAATGTCATAATCGTATTTTTTGTCAAAGACCAGAATGACCTCGATAATATCGCTTCCATTCATGCGGTTCTTCGGAACATCAGGATCATTTTAATTCTTCCCGACCATAGTGATACAACGATATCAAAAGGATATTCGTTATACCCGCGTTTTTTGAGTTTTTTCGATCGGAATCATTCAGAAATTGCCGCCATACTGGATAAAATGATAATGAGTCAGCAGGACAAAGAGGAAATGCGCGATGGGAGCGGCTGTGAGTAACGGAACGGCAAAAAGTGATAAGTATCCGGGCATGCATTCTGCCTGCGAGAAATGTGCCGTATATATTAGATATAAGTTAATTTTTCGACTGTCATATATGGAATAAACCGTTAACTATCATCACTGGATTTGAAAAGGAGGAGGTATACATGCCCGGATCGGAATAATGTCGGTATAAAATCGACATGGATTTATAAGTTCTGCTTCAGACAAAAAATCTGGTAAGGTTCGTTTTACGAATTACCTGGTGATCATTCAAAAAAAATTATATAACCCGGATTTTACAAAAAAGGAGAAAAAAATGTTTAAGAATATGGGACTTTCAACGAAAATTACCTTGGGATTCGGCATTATCATTATGATTGCAACCATAATAGGGTATGTTGGATGGAGCAGTTTAAGAACCGTCCGAATTAAGGTTGATATCGGTGATTCTGCAAACCGTATGGTTAAAGACTCGCTGACAGGCCGCCAGCATGAAAAGAATTTTATGCTTCGCAAGGATAAACAGTATTTCGAGGAAGCCAAGACTCTCACTGAACAATTCCATCAGCAAAGCGCAGAAACAATCAAAAAACTGGATAAAAACAAAGACAAAGAAGCCGTCTCACAGATCGATTCGAAATTTGATGAATGGCTGAAAGGATTAACTACCTTTGTTACTCTCGAGGACCAGAAAACACAAGCAGAGGAGGACATGGTAGCGCAGGCACGGGTGGCGATTACTGAAATCGAAAATATGTATAATGACCAGAAGAAAAAGCTTATAGACGAGATATCCCGGCAGCGTGTATCGGAATCTGTCAAGGATCGTGTTGAAAAGGCCGATGATGTTAATCTTCTCAACAAATATATTCTTGAAGCCCGCCGTCAGGAGAAGAATTATATACTCCGGGGAGACCAGCAGTCGATTGATAGTGTTAATAAAACGGTCACTGATCTGCTGAACCTCTGTAATGACCTGAAAGTACGTTTCAAGGATTCCGCCAATGACCAGCAGGCCGATAAAGTTATAAGCGCTGTGGGAGAATACTATAAAGATTTCAATACCTATATATCGCTTGTTCAGAATCAGAAAAAAGAAGAAGAAGGCATGGTCGCATCTGCTCGTGAGCTTCAGGAAAAGGCCGGCGAATTGCGTCAGGACCAGAAAGCCTCCATGCTTTCGACAATGTCAAGAGCAAATTTTCTCATGGTATTACTGATTATCAGCGGAATCATTATCGGGATAGTGCTGGGATATATCATTTCGCGCGGAATTGTGAAACCGATCAGAGACATCTTCAAGGGATTAAGCACGTTGAGTACAAAAGAACTGCATGAAACCGGAGAAAGCTTCAGAAAGATTATCGAGGGTATGACAAGCGGTTCTGAGCAGGTTGCCGCAGCTTCAAACCAGGTATCTTCGACAAGCCAGCAGATGGCCGAAGGTGCAAGCGAGCAGGCCTCGGGTATCGAGGAAGTATCCTCATCTCTTGAAGAGATAACCTCGATGACAAAGCAGAATGCCGAGAATGCGAAACAGGCCGATACTATGGCGAATGACGCGCAAAGAACGGCGGAAAAAGGCTCCGAAACAATGAAAAAGATGATAGAATCCATCAATAAGATAAAAGCCTCTTCCGATGAAACCGCAAAGATTCTGAAAACTATCGATGAAATTGCTTTCCAGACCAATCTTCTGGCTCTCAATGCCGCTGTGGAAGCTGCCCGTGCGGGTGAAGCGGGAATGGGATTTGCCGTTGTGGCGGAAGAAGTGCGTAATCTTGCTCAGCGGAGCGCCGAGGCTGCAAAAAATACTGCTTCCCTGATCGAAGGATCACAAATGAATGCCGACAACGGTGTTGAGGTAAATAAAGAAGTTGCGGAGATTTTTGATGAGATTGCGCAGACCACGCAGAAAGTAAAACAGCTCATCAGTGAAGTTTCCGCTGCCAGCGAAGAACAGGCACAGGGAGTCACTCAGGTGAATGTCGCCATTGCGCAGATGGATAAGGTTACACAGAGTTCCGCGGCCAATGCGGAAGAATCTGCTTCTGCAAGTCAGGAGCTTTCCTCGCAGGCTTCCGAGCTCTATAGAATGGTTGAAACGCTTATAGGTATCGTTGATGGTGCGGACGGCAATCATAACGGAAAAGGCATGATAAAACCTTTACCCAAAGCCAGAGCGCCCAAGGGACTTCCCGGGCCCAAGAAAAACCAGCCCAAAACCTTTCATGCGTCAAAGACATCAGCAGCACAGACAACCCATGTCATGAAACCGAATGATGTGATTCCGCTCGATGATGAGTTTGAAGAGTTTTAAACATCATCTTCGGTTTTCTCCGCAGGAGAGGGGGGGCTTCCCTGAGTTTTCTGGTCAGTCACCCCTCTTCACAAAAAACAGTTCATGACCTCCGGTGTTAATAACAGTACAATCAAAGGATATAAAAATGCGTATAGTTTATCCATTAATATGCCTGTCTGTAGTGCTGATGTTCATATGCCCGGACAGCTTTGCACAGACACCGACACAGACTCAGAATCTGAATGATGTATTGGCGCTTATAAAAAGTGTCGAGGAAAGAATCCAGGCTCTCGATGAGCAGCAGAAACAGG
It encodes the following:
- a CDS encoding methyl-accepting chemotaxis protein → MFKNMGLSTKITLGFGIIIMIATIIGYVGWSSLRTVRIKVDIGDSANRMVKDSLTGRQHEKNFMLRKDKQYFEEAKTLTEQFHQQSAETIKKLDKNKDKEAVSQIDSKFDEWLKGLTTFVTLEDQKTQAEEDMVAQARVAITEIENMYNDQKKKLIDEISRQRVSESVKDRVEKADDVNLLNKYILEARRQEKNYILRGDQQSIDSVNKTVTDLLNLCNDLKVRFKDSANDQQADKVISAVGEYYKDFNTYISLVQNQKKEEEGMVASARELQEKAGELRQDQKASMLSTMSRANFLMVLLIISGIIIGIVLGYIISRGIVKPIRDIFKGLSTLSTKELHETGESFRKIIEGMTSGSEQVAAASNQVSSTSQQMAEGASEQASGIEEVSSSLEEITSMTKQNAENAKQADTMANDAQRTAEKGSETMKKMIESINKIKASSDETAKILKTIDEIAFQTNLLALNAAVEAARAGEAGMGFAVVAEEVRNLAQRSAEAAKNTASLIEGSQMNADNGVEVNKEVAEIFDEIAQTTQKVKQLISEVSAASEEQAQGVTQVNVAIAQMDKVTQSSAANAEESASASQELSSQASELYRMVETLIGIVDGADGNHNGKGMIKPLPKARAPKGLPGPKKNQPKTFHASKTSAAQTTHVMKPNDVIPLDDEFEEF
- a CDS encoding sigma-54 dependent transcriptional regulator; translated protein: MAKVLIVDDDKMICEMLSCQVKEMGYQVEYVHSLKSAYKKVCCDDIDVVFLDVQLPDGNGLDVIPAIRETPSSPEVIIITGSGDPNGAELAINNGAWDYIEKQSSLKEIILSLKRAIQYREEKLLKKTPVVLNLKGIIGSSKPFLQCLNLLAQAAISDVNVLVTGETGTGKELFSWAIHENSRRSEKSFVVVDCTALPETLVESILFGHRKGAFTGAVQDQIGLVKQADGGTLFLDEIGELPFSLQKTFLRVLELHRFRPIGSQTEVTSNFRLIAATNRNLDNMVQSGEFRKDLLYRLRSFNIHIQPLRERKEDIRDIAAYYIRSICERYGISIKGYSPEFLYALTEYDWPGNVRELVNTMEWVISNARDKHTLFPTNLPPNIRIHLARASVSKKKSDEKIPYTQFLPYKDFLNDSGKEYLSSLMNSTNGDVREACRISGLSRSRLYGLLKQFKLSSPQ